Proteins encoded in a region of the Mucilaginibacter sabulilitoris genome:
- a CDS encoding APC family permease, with amino-acid sequence MTENLSDKKTGSPNLKQVLGLPTAILLVAGIMIGSGVFKKVVPMAQTLHNETYILLAWIIAGVITMLGAFTYAGLATMTTQTGGVYEYLRLIYGDFIAFLFGWTTFTIVGTGAVAALAFVFAQSVNTLLPVYEPLYAFKDIGIGTAVFPFADSGVKIVAVLAIILLTWVNYIGVNKAGILNNIVTSAKIVGILLLIIASLLYSNHPVADSNVNTIQTLPPGGTALFSGLFGAMLSALWAYDGWINITFVTGEIKNPKRNIPLAIIGGVGIAMTLYVLLNYAYMNVLPVSRLAALGTNKIAAAEVAGVLMGKAGSVIIAVLIMVSTFGALNGTIISNPRVFFRMAQENVFFKGAAQVHPTFRTPHISLLYTAIWSIILVCSGTFDQITDLVIFASYAFFALTAWGLVKMKRKKVITSKVIGYPVVPYIIILFCLTLIVNTAITQTKASLIGLLLILSGAPFYLYFRKQYGAPRDKQL; translated from the coding sequence ATGACAGAAAACCTATCCGATAAAAAAACAGGGTCCCCGAATTTAAAGCAGGTACTTGGCTTGCCTACCGCAATTTTATTGGTGGCCGGTATTATGATAGGTTCGGGAGTATTTAAAAAGGTTGTCCCCATGGCGCAAACGCTGCATAATGAAACGTACATTCTGCTGGCGTGGATTATTGCGGGTGTTATTACAATGCTTGGAGCATTTACTTATGCTGGGCTGGCCACCATGACAACCCAAACTGGTGGCGTTTACGAGTATCTGCGATTGATCTATGGTGATTTTATAGCCTTTTTATTCGGGTGGACTACTTTTACCATAGTAGGCACGGGAGCCGTGGCCGCGCTGGCTTTTGTATTTGCGCAATCGGTTAATACCCTGCTTCCTGTTTACGAACCCTTATATGCCTTTAAGGATATCGGCATAGGTACCGCTGTTTTCCCCTTTGCCGATTCGGGTGTCAAAATAGTGGCGGTACTTGCTATAATCCTGTTAACCTGGGTAAACTATATTGGGGTAAACAAGGCCGGCATTTTGAATAACATTGTTACCAGCGCCAAAATAGTGGGTATCCTGCTGTTAATTATAGCCAGCTTATTGTATTCAAATCATCCGGTTGCTGACAGTAACGTTAACACCATACAAACGCTGCCGCCAGGCGGTACAGCCTTATTTAGCGGTTTATTTGGCGCTATGCTCAGCGCTCTTTGGGCTTATGATGGGTGGATAAACATTACGTTTGTAACCGGCGAAATCAAAAATCCGAAGCGTAATATCCCGCTGGCTATTATTGGAGGCGTAGGCATAGCCATGACTTTATATGTGCTGCTTAACTACGCCTATATGAACGTGCTACCTGTATCGCGGCTGGCTGCGCTGGGAACAAATAAAATAGCAGCTGCAGAAGTCGCGGGTGTTTTAATGGGTAAAGCCGGATCTGTGATCATAGCAGTATTGATCATGGTATCAACCTTTGGGGCGCTTAACGGTACTATAATCTCCAATCCACGGGTGTTCTTCCGCATGGCACAGGAAAATGTTTTTTTTAAAGGCGCAGCACAGGTGCATCCTACCTTCCGCACACCGCATATTTCGCTGCTTTATACTGCAATATGGAGCATCATATTGGTGTGCAGTGGCACGTTTGATCAAATTACCGATCTTGTTATTTTTGCCTCTTACGCCTTTTTTGCGCTTACTGCATGGGGTCTGGTTAAGATGAAAAGAAAAAAAGTTATCACCTCAAAAGTTATTGGCTATCCGGTAGTTCCGTACATTATCATATTATTTTGCCTTACACTTATCGTCAATACTGCAATTACGCAGACAAAGGCCTCATTGATTGGATTGTTGCTTATTTTAAGCGGCGCACCTTTTTACCTGTATTTTAGAAAGCAATACGGAGCCCCTCGTGACAAACAATTATAA
- a CDS encoding cell division protein ZapA, which produces MGEISIKINIADRVYPLKVNMEEEEIIRRAAKLINDRIKEYQENYAVRDKQDLLSMAVLHYATSSLKAEKKVTVEDTDIAEKVYQLDHLLSEFFSK; this is translated from the coding sequence ATGGGAGAAATCTCAATAAAAATAAATATTGCTGACAGAGTTTACCCTTTAAAGGTAAACATGGAGGAGGAAGAAATAATACGCAGGGCGGCTAAGCTGATTAATGACCGGATAAAAGAATATCAGGAAAATTACGCGGTGAGGGATAAACAGGATCTGCTTTCAATGGCGGTGTTGCATTATGCTACATCATCATTAAAAGCCGAAAAGAAAGTTACCGTTGAAGATACCGATATAGCCGAAAAAGTTTATCAGCTGGATCATTTGCTGTCTGAATTTTTCTCAAAGTAA
- the rny gene encoding ribonuclease Y gives MDVLLYIIIGLLAGAIIGIVIGRFLLRKLFKDQETSAQNKVKKILKDAENNAEILKKNKLLEAREKFLQMKAEHEQEVNNKNNAINQRENGVKQKEQSLNQRLENMNRKESELDNTRKNLEKQTDIVVKKQEEVEHLKNSHVQQLETIAGLSADDARNQLVDTLREEARTKAMIQIKDIVDEAKLTATKEAKKIVIQTIQRTATESAIENTVSIFNIENDEIKGRIIGREGRNIRALEAATGIEIIVDDTPEAIILSGFDPVRREIARLAMHRLVTDGRIHPARIEEVVAKTKKQIEEEIVEIGERTVIDLGIHGLHPELIRMVGRMRYRSSYGQNLLQHSREVANFCATMAAELGLNVKMAKRAGLLHDIGKVPDDNPELPHAILGMQLAEKYKEHPEVCNAIGAHHDEIEMTSMLSPIIQACDAISGARPGARREVVESYIKRLKELEELALSYPGVEKTFAIQAGRELRVVVESEKITDAQSEVLAADISNRIQTEMTYPGQIKVTVIRETRSVAFAK, from the coding sequence ATGGACGTATTATTATACATTATTATCGGGCTGCTGGCAGGTGCCATTATTGGCATTGTCATTGGCCGCTTCCTGTTACGGAAGCTTTTTAAAGACCAGGAAACATCGGCACAAAATAAAGTGAAAAAGATATTAAAGGACGCTGAAAACAATGCTGAGATACTGAAAAAAAACAAATTACTCGAAGCCAGAGAGAAGTTTTTACAAATGAAAGCTGAACATGAGCAGGAAGTAAACAATAAAAACAATGCTATTAATCAGCGCGAAAACGGCGTTAAACAAAAGGAGCAGTCATTAAATCAGCGCCTGGAGAACATGAACCGTAAAGAAAGCGAACTGGATAACACCCGTAAAAACCTGGAGAAACAAACCGATATTGTTGTTAAAAAACAGGAGGAGGTTGAACATCTGAAAAATTCACATGTACAGCAACTGGAAACCATCGCTGGTTTATCTGCCGATGATGCCCGTAACCAGTTGGTTGATACCTTGCGTGAAGAGGCCCGTACCAAAGCCATGATCCAGATAAAGGATATTGTTGACGAGGCTAAACTTACCGCTACCAAAGAGGCTAAAAAGATAGTTATACAAACCATTCAACGTACGGCTACCGAAAGCGCTATTGAAAATACGGTTTCTATTTTCAACATCGAAAACGATGAGATCAAAGGCCGTATCATTGGCCGCGAGGGCAGGAATATCCGCGCGCTGGAAGCGGCAACTGGTATTGAAATTATTGTAGACGATACACCAGAGGCCATTATTCTTTCGGGCTTTGACCCGGTTAGGCGCGAAATTGCCCGTTTGGCCATGCACCGCCTTGTAACCGACGGTCGTATACACCCTGCCCGTATTGAGGAGGTTGTTGCCAAAACCAAGAAGCAGATTGAAGAAGAAATTGTAGAAATAGGTGAGCGCACCGTAATTGACCTGGGTATACATGGCTTACACCCTGAGCTGATCCGTATGGTTGGCCGTATGCGTTACCGTTCATCATACGGACAAAACCTGCTGCAGCACTCACGCGAGGTAGCCAATTTCTGCGCTACTATGGCTGCAGAACTTGGCCTGAATGTTAAAATGGCCAAACGCGCTGGGTTGTTACATGATATTGGCAAAGTGCCTGATGACAACCCTGAGTTGCCTCACGCCATTTTGGGTATGCAGCTGGCCGAAAAATATAAGGAGCATCCTGAAGTGTGCAACGCCATTGGCGCTCACCACGATGAAATAGAGATGACCTCTATGTTATCGCCAATTATTCAGGCTTGTGATGCTATTTCAGGTGCCCGTCCGGGAGCACGCCGCGAGGTGGTTGAAAGCTACATCAAACGTTTAAAAGAACTGGAAGAGCTGGCGCTTTCATACCCAGGTGTTGAAAAAACATTTGCTATACAGGCTGGCCGTGAGTTGCGTGTAGTGGTTGAAAGCGAAAAAATAACCGATGCGCAATCGGAGGTTTTAGCGGCAGATATATCAAACCGGATACAAACCGAAATGACCTATCCCGGCCAGATCAAGGTTACCGTGATCAGGGAAACCCGCTCGGTAGCATTTGCTAAATAA
- the pheT gene encoding phenylalanine--tRNA ligase subunit beta has translation MKISYNWLKEFIDTDKTPQEISIILTGTGLEVESLEKVQAIPGGLEGLVIGYVKESVDHANSDHLHVTKVDVGGPEDLQIVCGAANVAAGQKVVVAVVGTAVYPVTGEPFAIKKSKIRGEVSEGMICAEDEIGLGTSHEGIMVLDSDAPVGALAKDYFKLNDDYMYEIGLTPNRADAASHLGTARDVAAFLKISITKPDVSAFKVANTSRTVEVIVENEQASPRYSGLTISGLEVKESPQCLKERLAVIGVRSINNIVDVTNYVLHELGQPLHAFDADEIKGNKVLVKNYPEGTVFKTLDDVDRTLSEYDLMIGNAEEPMCIAGVFGGAQSGVKASTKSIFLESAYFNSVSVRKTAKRHGLKTDASFRFERGTDPDMTVFALKRAALLIQQVAGGEVSSEIVDIYPTPVEPFAFDVSYKNIHRLIGKEIPHAEIKGIIKALDIQVVNETEEVLSLKVPPYRVDVTREVDIVEEILRIYGYNNIEIPTQIRASLNNSQRPEKDLVQNQLSDLLTANGFNEILSNSLTKSAYSDNLDTAVKILNPLSSDLDVMRQTMLYSGLEAITYNQNRRAADLKFYEFGKVYSVKDDKYSEVQRFSIFLTGANAAEQWNQKQKPVSFYNIKAIVDGILERLNITGYILEDATCKKMAFGLQYMLNGKQMVKFGAVASTALKKVDVDKEVFYADFNFDMVLAAIRKNKIVYQEVSKFPAVRRDLSMLIDKSISFSQLKQIAQRTERKLLQEVSVFDVYEGDKLPAGKKSYALSFIIQDVEKTLTDKAIDAIMQKLIYNLGKEAGAEIRK, from the coding sequence ATGAAAATATCATATAACTGGCTTAAAGAATTTATTGATACAGATAAAACCCCGCAGGAAATTTCAATTATCCTTACCGGTACCGGTTTGGAGGTAGAGAGTTTGGAAAAAGTACAAGCTATCCCCGGTGGCCTTGAAGGATTGGTGATTGGCTATGTAAAAGAAAGTGTTGATCATGCCAATTCTGATCACCTGCATGTAACCAAAGTTGATGTTGGCGGTCCGGAAGATTTGCAGATTGTTTGCGGTGCTGCTAACGTAGCTGCCGGGCAAAAAGTGGTAGTTGCTGTTGTAGGTACTGCCGTTTATCCTGTAACTGGCGAACCTTTTGCCATTAAAAAATCTAAAATACGCGGCGAGGTGTCTGAAGGGATGATCTGCGCCGAAGACGAAATAGGTTTGGGTACCAGTCATGAAGGTATTATGGTACTTGATTCCGATGCTCCGGTTGGCGCTTTGGCTAAAGATTACTTTAAACTGAACGACGATTACATGTACGAGATTGGCTTAACACCAAACCGTGCCGATGCTGCGTCGCACCTGGGTACTGCCCGTGATGTGGCCGCGTTTTTGAAAATAAGTATCACCAAACCCGATGTAAGCGCGTTTAAAGTAGCCAACACCAGCAGAACCGTTGAAGTAATTGTAGAGAACGAACAGGCAAGTCCGCGTTATTCTGGTTTAACCATCAGCGGGCTCGAAGTAAAGGAATCTCCGCAATGTTTAAAGGAAAGACTGGCTGTAATTGGGGTGCGTTCAATCAATAACATTGTTGATGTTACCAATTATGTGCTACACGAGTTAGGACAACCCCTGCACGCCTTTGATGCCGACGAAATAAAAGGCAACAAGGTATTGGTTAAAAATTATCCGGAAGGAACGGTTTTCAAAACATTGGACGATGTAGACCGTACGCTGTCGGAATATGATCTGATGATAGGTAATGCTGAAGAGCCGATGTGTATTGCCGGTGTTTTTGGCGGTGCACAATCGGGTGTTAAGGCATCAACAAAAAGTATTTTCCTGGAGAGCGCTTATTTTAACTCCGTATCTGTTCGTAAAACAGCTAAAAGGCATGGATTAAAAACAGATGCGTCTTTTAGGTTTGAGCGTGGTACCGATCCGGATATGACCGTGTTTGCACTGAAACGTGCCGCGCTGTTAATTCAGCAAGTTGCGGGTGGCGAGGTATCGTCTGAAATAGTTGACATTTACCCAACTCCGGTTGAACCGTTTGCCTTTGACGTGAGTTATAAAAATATCCACAGACTAATAGGCAAGGAAATTCCGCATGCCGAAATCAAAGGCATTATTAAGGCTTTGGATATCCAGGTGGTTAACGAAACAGAAGAAGTACTGTCGCTGAAAGTGCCGCCTTATCGTGTTGATGTAACCCGCGAGGTGGACATTGTTGAAGAAATACTGCGCATTTATGGCTACAACAATATAGAGATACCTACACAGATCAGGGCCTCATTGAATAACTCGCAGCGGCCCGAGAAGGATTTGGTGCAAAACCAGCTTTCAGATCTGCTTACTGCTAACGGTTTTAACGAGATACTGTCGAACTCGTTAACTAAATCGGCTTATTCTGATAACCTGGATACAGCCGTGAAAATTCTGAACCCGCTGAGCAGCGATCTGGATGTGATGCGCCAGACAATGCTTTATTCCGGTCTTGAGGCTATTACCTACAACCAGAACCGTCGTGCCGCCGATTTGAAATTTTATGAGTTCGGCAAAGTTTACAGTGTAAAGGACGATAAGTATAGCGAAGTGCAGCGCTTTTCGATATTCCTTACGGGTGCTAATGCTGCCGAGCAATGGAATCAAAAGCAAAAACCGGTATCATTCTACAACATAAAGGCTATTGTTGATGGTATTCTGGAGCGCCTGAATATTACGGGTTATATATTGGAAGATGCTACCTGCAAAAAAATGGCGTTCGGGCTGCAGTATATGCTTAACGGCAAGCAGATGGTTAAATTTGGCGCGGTAGCAAGTACAGCCTTGAAAAAAGTTGATGTAGATAAAGAAGTATTTTATGCCGACTTTAATTTCGACATGGTATTGGCAGCAATTCGCAAAAATAAGATCGTTTACCAGGAGGTTTCTAAGTTCCCTGCAGTACGGCGCGACTTGTCTATGCTGATAGATAAGAGCATTTCATTTAGCCAGTTAAAGCAAATAGCACAAAGAACAGAACGCAAGTTACTGCAGGAGGTTAGTGTATTTGATGTGTACGAAGGCGACAAACTGCCTGCCGGTAAAAAATCATACGCGCTGAGCTTTATTATACAGGACGTGGAAAAAACGCTCACCGATAAAGCTATTGATGCCATTATGCAGAAATTAATTTATAATTTAGGAAAAGAAGCCGGAGCCGAGATCAGAAAATAA
- a CDS encoding Mpo1 family 2-hydroxy fatty acid dioxygenase produces the protein MPSKNGGAGDARQVDVYFAKYAESHQNHTNEAIHFICIPLIVFSLLGLVWSIPFPKLDFLGSYGDMFNWASFLIAFSIYYYLKLSPVLSYLMLFILFGFSYGIIKLDDWHKAGGPALWLVCLLIFFISWIGQFIGHKIEGKKPSFLDDIKFLLIGPIYLLHLILKKLAVRY, from the coding sequence ATGCCGTCAAAAAACGGTGGGGCTGGTGATGCCCGCCAGGTTGATGTTTATTTTGCCAAGTATGCCGAAAGCCATCAAAACCATACTAACGAGGCTATTCATTTCATTTGCATTCCGCTTATCGTGTTTAGCTTATTGGGTTTAGTTTGGTCTATTCCTTTTCCCAAACTTGATTTTTTAGGTTCATATGGTGATATGTTTAACTGGGCATCCTTCTTAATTGCCTTTAGTATTTATTACTACCTCAAGCTTTCACCGGTATTATCATACCTGATGTTGTTTATACTGTTTGGCTTTAGCTATGGTATTATTAAGCTGGACGATTGGCACAAAGCCGGCGGCCCGGCTTTATGGCTTGTTTGTTTACTTATATTCTTTATATCGTGGATAGGGCAATTTATCGGACATAAAATTGAAGGTAAAAAGCCATCGTTTTTGGATGATATTAAGTTTTTACTCATCGGACCAATCTACCTGCTCCACCTCATACTTAAAAAGTTAGCTGTTCGCTACTAA
- a CDS encoding TonB-dependent receptor, whose translation MKKLYFIFLSMLIIGVAQVAKAQITTSLVSGKVTDQKGVTLPGVTVTVLSTSTGTRYGAQTNADGRYTIANINPGGPYTVSASFVGFKKDERTNITLSLGATTFNFALADETTALKEVKVTANAGGTKTGASTRINQNQIRTAPSINRSLQDLTRNTPQSNNNSFQGTNYRYNNVTLDGAINNDAIGFSPSLGGQNNASGQVGSSTRTSPVSLDAIQDIQVLVAPYDIKIGNVLGGSINAVTRSGTNDFTGSVYGFGRGAFLVGPNNAAAASGGDGSKLPSDFHDYQTGIRVGLPIIKNKLFFFTNEEIARRVDPVIAGAGTNGSSKILSLQDAQNLAAAFTKFSGLDPGTYNNTTIFSNSNKFFNRLDWNIDDHNQLTIRNNTITSKATNLERDQQNFRFGGIDYTSHNNSTSTVAELKSRFSNNVSNSLVLGYSNVHDYRDPNSNPALPQIEITGRAPGTTIFMGTDREAAIFDMHQKTAEFTDNLTWTKGKHTFTFGTHNEFYNITYNFVNAWNGRLAYSSIEDFINNNPNRVRANFNYTDNTRDYILANPSAQFKVNLMSLYGQDEIQLTDNFKLTVALRADYAGVPNKQPLSPKTTNAPVDPNYGTTYTYTKPRDIKQNYLNNVEFNPRVSFNYDVNGDQSVILRGGSGLFTGRVPFAWFGYAFYNNGVTYGAYDNKSSSKAFVPGTNPVQAPANGGLNFVNQQGFNTTPNGSTQVDMIDNNFKMPQVWRSSLAVDYTTDDQWKFTAEGIYTKVIHDLKFQQVNTKDSVTYYPYDTQHQQPIFINKGINPSYTNAYLLSNTSEGYRYSATVQVGKFTQFDPKNALNFSVAYTYGHSKDVTNGIRNSMESNWQLNQALNPNNPGLANSNFDIRHRIVSNVNFKHDWDVEHNYTANFTFFFSAQSGNPYTFDTYPNAIDGTGQQLSLAYIPNKGETAKFIVDQVDKKTGTVIQTAAQQVAAFDAFIDNNKYLSSRRGQFTERNEAFTPWNNQLDFRFTQDFKFGGKHKQMITFTYDIINLTNLLNKKWGQYYFSANTFNSSASVGLTPVSALPGANGGPAFVKNGNVTAYPTYNFTNPGLPYSVDLFASRWQMQFGVRYSW comes from the coding sequence ATGAAAAAGCTTTACTTTATCTTTCTCTCCATGCTAATTATTGGGGTTGCACAAGTTGCCAAAGCGCAAATTACAACCTCTTTAGTAAGCGGAAAAGTCACCGATCAAAAAGGCGTAACCCTGCCCGGAGTAACCGTAACCGTACTTAGTACAAGTACCGGAACACGCTACGGAGCACAAACAAACGCTGATGGTCGTTACACAATTGCAAACATTAACCCAGGCGGTCCTTACACCGTTTCTGCCTCTTTCGTTGGGTTTAAAAAAGACGAAAGAACAAACATTACCCTGAGTCTTGGTGCTACCACCTTTAATTTTGCTTTGGCCGATGAAACTACAGCCTTAAAGGAGGTGAAAGTTACAGCCAATGCAGGCGGTACTAAAACAGGTGCAAGTACCCGTATTAACCAAAACCAGATCCGCACTGCGCCTTCTATTAACCGCAGTTTACAGGATTTAACCAGGAACACCCCTCAAAGTAATAATAACTCATTCCAGGGAACAAACTACCGTTATAATAACGTAACCCTTGATGGTGCTATTAATAACGACGCGATTGGTTTTAGCCCATCATTAGGCGGCCAGAACAACGCATCTGGTCAGGTGGGTAGCAGTACCCGTACAAGCCCGGTATCGTTAGACGCGATTCAGGATATACAAGTATTGGTTGCCCCTTATGATATTAAAATTGGTAACGTATTGGGTGGTAGTATCAACGCAGTAACCCGTAGCGGTACCAATGACTTTACCGGTTCGGTATACGGATTTGGCCGTGGCGCGTTTTTGGTAGGTCCTAATAATGCTGCTGCTGCATCTGGTGGTGACGGTTCAAAATTACCATCTGACTTTCATGATTATCAAACCGGTATCCGTGTTGGTTTACCGATCATCAAAAACAAATTATTCTTCTTCACCAACGAGGAAATCGCCCGTCGTGTTGATCCGGTTATCGCAGGTGCTGGTACAAACGGATCATCAAAGATCCTAAGCTTACAGGATGCTCAGAATTTAGCGGCCGCGTTTACTAAATTTTCAGGTTTAGATCCGGGTACTTATAACAATACCACGATCTTCTCAAACTCTAACAAGTTTTTTAACCGTTTAGACTGGAATATCGACGATCACAACCAGTTAACTATTCGTAATAATACCATCACCTCAAAAGCTACTAACTTAGAGCGCGATCAGCAAAACTTCCGTTTTGGAGGTATTGATTATACCTCACATAATAACTCAACATCAACTGTGGCGGAGTTAAAATCAAGGTTTTCAAATAACGTGAGCAATAGCTTAGTATTAGGTTATTCAAACGTTCATGACTACCGCGATCCTAACTCGAACCCTGCTTTGCCGCAAATCGAGATCACAGGCCGTGCCCCTGGTACAACTATATTTATGGGTACCGACCGTGAGGCTGCCATATTTGATATGCACCAGAAAACAGCTGAGTTTACTGACAACTTAACCTGGACTAAAGGCAAACATACCTTTACTTTTGGTACGCACAATGAGTTTTATAATATTACCTACAACTTTGTAAACGCATGGAACGGAAGGCTTGCTTACAGCAGCATTGAAGATTTTATCAACAATAACCCTAACCGTGTGCGTGCTAACTTTAACTATACTGATAACACACGCGACTATATCTTAGCTAACCCATCGGCTCAGTTTAAAGTTAATCTGATGAGCTTATATGGTCAGGATGAAATTCAGTTAACTGATAATTTCAAATTGACCGTAGCATTACGTGCTGATTATGCTGGTGTACCAAACAAACAACCATTGAGCCCAAAAACTACCAATGCTCCGGTTGATCCTAACTATGGTACCACCTATACCTATACCAAACCAAGAGACATCAAACAAAACTATTTGAACAACGTAGAATTTAATCCGCGCGTATCATTTAACTATGATGTAAATGGTGATCAAAGCGTTATTTTACGCGGTGGTAGCGGCTTGTTTACCGGCCGTGTTCCGTTTGCATGGTTTGGTTACGCGTTTTACAACAATGGTGTTACTTATGGTGCTTATGATAACAAATCTTCGTCAAAAGCATTTGTGCCAGGAACAAATCCGGTACAAGCGCCTGCCAACGGTGGTTTAAACTTTGTTAATCAGCAAGGTTTCAATACAACACCCAATGGTTCTACCCAGGTGGATATGATTGACAATAACTTTAAAATGCCACAGGTATGGAGAAGCAGCTTAGCTGTTGATTATACTACTGACGACCAGTGGAAATTTACTGCCGAAGGTATCTATACCAAAGTTATTCATGACTTGAAGTTTCAGCAGGTAAATACTAAGGATAGCGTAACTTATTATCCTTATGATACCCAGCACCAGCAGCCTATATTTATAAACAAAGGTATTAACCCATCATATACCAATGCTTATTTACTGTCAAACACCAGCGAAGGTTACCGTTACAGCGCAACGGTACAGGTAGGTAAATTCACCCAGTTTGATCCAAAGAATGCTTTAAACTTTTCAGTTGCCTATACTTATGGACATTCTAAAGACGTTACCAACGGTATCCGTAACTCAATGGAATCAAACTGGCAGTTAAACCAGGCTTTAAACCCTAATAACCCGGGCCTGGCAAACTCAAACTTTGATATCCGTCACCGCATTGTTTCAAACGTGAACTTTAAGCACGATTGGGATGTGGAACATAACTACACAGCTAACTTTACATTCTTCTTTAGCGCTCAAAGTGGTAACCCATATACCTTTGATACTTACCCGAATGCTATTGACGGAACAGGACAGCAATTGAGCTTAGCTTATATCCCTAACAAAGGCGAAACTGCTAAATTTATTGTTGACCAGGTTGATAAAAAGACTGGTACAGTGATACAAACCGCCGCTCAACAAGTTGCTGCTTTTGACGCATTTATTGATAACAATAAATACTTAAGCAGCCGTCGTGGTCAGTTTACTGAGCGTAATGAAGCTTTTACTCCATGGAATAACCAGCTTGACTTCCGTTTTACTCAAGACTTTAAATTTGGTGGTAAACACAAACAGATGATCACCTTTACTTATGACATCATCAACCTTACCAACTTATTGAACAAAAAATGGGGTCAGTATTATTTCTCGGCCAATACATTTAACTCTTCAGCAAGCGTTGGTTTAACTCCGGTAAGCGCCTTGCCAGGAGCAAATGGCGGTCCTGCTTTTGTTAAGAATGGTAATGTTACAGCTTACCCAACTTACAATTTTACAAACCCAGGTTTACCGTACTCAGTTGATTTGTTTGCTTCGCGCTGGCAAATGCAGTTTGGTGTACGTTACAGCTGGTAA